A single genomic interval of Megalobrama amblycephala isolate DHTTF-2021 linkage group LG15, ASM1881202v1, whole genome shotgun sequence harbors:
- the szl gene encoding sizzled — protein MSPLTPPRLGPVISCSSPCLRPSDVSLITSARLYIKTDPAQLRHHSPIMDLSCLLLLFSLFSHAGAFDLGQTTRCVPVPHQMSVCQDVPYSEMRLPNLLGHSSLEEAVPRSDDWRTLLHTGCHPQARAFVCSLVAPVCLDRFIQPCRSVCVAVKESCAPVLACHGHSWPEALNCDRFPAQDDTCLTPLPKHISAFSKEFPQPVCQSCPSVEEAPSLKTVLDALCLNDFTVKAKISRRRVPSSEPELTVEGPVELIQRGPLLPYDTSSLLQRWLLINLRCAHTLVRPGRAQLYLITGTMRASGSIELSNLFPWLKKDLHITSATRKWKHHKC, from the exons ATGTCCCCCCTCACACCCCCCCGTCTGGGGCCCGTTATCTCCTGCTCGTCACCCTGTCTGCGGCCCTCAGATGTGTCGTTGATAACATCTGCCCGCCTCTATATAAAGACAGACCCGGCTCAGCTCCGGCATCACTCACCCATCATGGATCTCTCCTGCCTGCTGCTCCTCTTCTCTCTCTTCTCCCACGCCGGGGCCTTCGACCTGGGCCAGACCACACGCTGCGTCCCCGTCCCTCACCAGATGAGCGTCTGCCAGGACGTGCCGTACTCGGAGATGAGGttacccaacctgctgggtcaCAGCAGTCTGGAGGAAGCGGTTCCTCGCTCGGACGACTGGAGGACGCTGCTCCACACCGGCTGCCACCCGCAGGCCCGGGCCTTCGTCTGCTCGCTCGTCGCTCCCGTCTGCCTGGACAG GTTCATCCAGCCCTGTCGTAGCGTGTGTGTGGCCGTGAAGGAGAGCTGCGCTCCCGTGTTGGCCTGTCACGGACACTCTTGGCCCGAAGCCCTGAACTGCGACCGCTTCCCAGCGCAGGACGACACGTGCCTGACGCCGCTGCCCAAACACATCAGCGCCTTCTCCAAAG AATTCCCTCAGCCTGTGTGTCAAAGCTGCCCGTCTGTGGAGGAAGCGCCGTCTCTCAAAACCGTGCTGGACGCCCTCTGCCTCAATGACTTCA CTGTGAAAGCCAAGATCTCCCGGCGGCGCGTGCCGTCCTCGGAGCCGGAGCTGACAGTCGAGGGCCCGGTGGAGTTGATCCAGCGCGGGCCGCTGCTGCCCTACGACACCTCCAGTCTGCTGCAGCGCTGGCTGCTCATCAATCTCAGATGCGCGCACACGCTCGTCAGACCCGGCCGCGCGCAGCTCTACCTCATCACGGGAACCATGCGAGCGAGCGGATCCATCGAGCTGTCCAATCTGTTCCCGTGGCTGAAGAAAGACCTGCACATCACTTCAGCGACGCGCAAATGGAAGCACCACAAGTGCTGA